The genomic window CCTGGTCGCCGCCCTCGAGGATCGCGGCCCGGGAGTCGAGACGAAGCCCGCCGCGGACCTTGGGCTCGCCGCCGTGGCACTTCACGCACCGGGCCTTAAGGATCGGCTCGACCCTGGATCGGAAGAATTCGATCCTGGCGGGATCGAGGACGCCCTTCGATCCGTCACCCCCCTCCGCGTTGGAGGCGAGAAAACCGAGGAGCGTGAGCGCGGCGAGGCCGGCCACGTATCGGCGGAGCCCGATCCCTTGCGTTCGCTCCTGGGGCGATCCGAGCTCCGGCATGGCGGACTCCGGGTGGGCCTGGCGGGGTGTGACGTGGGCGGGGGCCGGATTGGTACCGGACGAGACCAAGTTCAACAAAGTTGCAACACGGGGTCAAGGCATGGCGGTTGACCCGGGCCGGGCCGGATGTCCATCAGCGGGCATTCTCCCGGCCCGTGTAGATGCCGGTCGCACCCAGGTCCGCCATGGCCTTCAGGAACGCATCGCGGTCCACCCGGACGACATCATAGCTGGCCTCGCGAGGCACGCGGAACTCGAACGAGCGGCCGTCATGCGAGGGAAGCAGACCGAGCGAGACGGCCGCGCCGTCCCGGGTCCGGATGACGAGCTCGCCGGTGGACGCGCATTTGTGATCCTGGGACGGTCGATTGTCCCGGAGGACCGCCGCGAGGGCCGCGATCTTGCCTGCGTCCTCGCTCGTGATCGTGGTCGGCTTCTGGAAGCCCTCGACCGCGTCCAGGCGAATCGAAACCTGCGTGAGGTCGCCGGCCGGGACGATCCGTGCGGGTGCCCAACCGGCGAGGTAGGCCACGAGGGCCAGGGCTACGACCATCGCACCGGAGGCGATCAGGAATCCGGCAACTCGGACGCGGCTCGTCATAACGCCATGCTCCAGGCGATGATCCCGTATCGTCCCAGGCGGAGCGGGCTGAATCCGTTCACTGCCGGAACGAGGCGATGACGGCCTTCACCTCGTCGCTCTCCACCGGCTTGCCGGCCAAAGCCTTCATGGCGATCCCCATGGCCATGCCGTCCTTGGGTGCGGCCTTGATCTGCTCCCGTACATTTGCCAGCGCCTCGGCGATCTGGTCGGCCGTGAGGGAGGACGGGACCCATTCGCGCAGAAGCCCCAGCTCAGCATCCGAGAAGGTGGTCGGGCCACCCTTCGCCTCCTTCAGGATCCCACGCATCTTCTTGATCGCCTCGTCGTCCGAGACTTCCTCGGCGGTTCCGAGGGTGAGCTGGGCGATCCAGTAGCGCAGGAATCCGGTCCGTACCGAATCGCGGGCCTTCATGGCGTCCTTCAGTTGAGACCGCATGCGCTGGACGATGGTCATGACATTCTGCCTTTCGGGGATCGTGGCGTGCGTCCCGGCGAGCCGGCAAGCGCCGACCCGGCCCGAGACGTCCACCGCTCCTTGATGGTCGCCCGATTTCGCACCTTTTTTCAAGGCTCCCGATCCCGGGGCCGATGGGAATGGTGGAAGTTCGGATCCCGCGGCACAAGGAGGTTGAAACGGTGAATTCCGCTGACGGCTCGCTCTCGGTCGAGATGATTCGCTGGACGTTCACGGTGGCCCAGGAGCATCGGGTCGAGATCGAGACCCACCTCCTGGACCTCGGGCTGGAGATCCAGGCGCGGGGCGACGAGGTCCTCGTGGTGACCTGGGACGAACCCGAAGGCAAGGTTGATGAACTGATCGAGGAGCTCTGGGCGATCAACGGCGAGCCGTTCGAGATCACCCACGAGGAGTTCCATCGGGCCAGCCTGCTCGTCTACGGCCCCGAGGACGCCGACGAGGGCGACACGGCGTCCGAGAGCGCGGCGGCCTGACCGACCTCGGACTGACGGCCGACGCCCTGGTCTGACGCGAGTCGACCGGGTGCGGTTCGCGGGCCATACCTCGACTCCGGCATGTCAGTCCCCTTGTATGCCCGCGGCGGCTCTGCTGAGATGAGGGGGGCGGCCCGTGCATCGCGGCCCGCCCCATCTTGCGTCGGCCGTTCCGCCGATCCAGTTCGGGCTTACATTCGCGGGGGCCGCCGTCCGGCCCTCGGTCCGGGCCGTCGGCGCGGCCGCCGATGGGGGCAAGGGCCATGCCGACACCCGACGCCAATGTGGAATCTCTCGTCAACGAAGCCCTCGCCGTCGTCCGCTCCGACCGCTTGCCGTACCTCGCCACGGTGGAGGGCGACCAGCCCCGGTTGAGGCCCGTCACCCCCGTCAAAACGGACGGCTTCATCGTCTACATCGCGAATCTGCGCACCCACTCGAAGACGGCCGAGATCGAGGCCAATCCTCGCGTCGAGCTCTGCTACCTCGATGGCCACAACGACCAGGTCCGGATCACGGGCAGGGCGGAGGCCGTCGATGATCCCGCCCTCCGCGACGAGTTCGCGGCCTCCGCCCATTTCCTGCCGAGGTCGATCCAGGGACTCACCAGCCCCGACTTCATGCTCTACCGCATCATCCCGACCCGCGTCCGCTTCATGAAAGGCTGGGCGTTGGCGTACGAAGACGTGCCAATCCCGGGCGGAGCGACCGAATCGGGCACCGGCGACTGACGCAGATGGGACGGCGGTCCCGGGGTAACACGATTCACCCTGCGACCCGGGTTCCCCGAGGACGGCGTTGGAGTGACGGGCACTGTCGTCGAACACGGCCCGTGCGGACATGCGCGTCGATTCAGGCTGCGGTTGACGGGGGGGCTATTTTCTCCTAACGTTCCGCCGCGTCGATGGAGGTACCGATTTCATCGAAGACCCGCTTCGAAGGATGAAGGGAGGGTCCAGTGATCTCGCGATGGACCGCCAGCCGGGTTCTCATCTCCGCGTTCGTGCTGTTCCACATTACCGGCACGGTGGTCTGGATCGTCCCCGAGTCGCCGATACGGCAGCAGCTCATCCCTTGCTTCCGCCCGTACATGCTGCCGCTTGGGCTCTGGCAGTCGTGGTGGATGTTCGCCCCCAACCCGATGGGCGCGACTGCGGAGATGGAGGCCGAGGTGATCGACGCCCAGGGGATGCGCCACCTCTGGGAGTTCCCGAGGGTGGCCGGGATCTCATGGTGGCGGAAGCTGCCGCTCTTCCGACATCCGAAGTTCACGTGCAACATGATCGAACCGGAGGGCACGACGCAGCGGGAGTTCACCGCCCGCCACGCGGTCCGAAGGCTGAACCTCGGCCCGGAATCCTTCCCCGTCCACACCACCCTCCTCTGCAGGGTCAAGGAGCCCCCGCCGCCGGGCAAGACTCGGATCGAAGCCCCCCGGCCCACGCAGATCCTGGTCCTCGGCACGTACGACTTCGCGTCGTATGAGGAGGTGCATCCGTGAACCCCGTCCGCGCCTGGAATCGGTTCTGGTTCGCCCCCATCTCCGCCCGACCGCTGGGGGCCTACCGCATCATCTTCGGCGTCCTCGTCCTGGCGCACCTGGCGTTCACGTGGATGGACATCGACTACTGGTACACCGACGCCGGACTGCTCCGGGGTAACGAGGCCCGGATCGTGGCCGGCGACCTGCGCTACTCGCCGCTGCAGTACGTCCAGGATCCGATCGCGGTCCGGCTCATCGTGGCGGGCATCGCGGTCGTCGCCGCCCTCTTCACCGCGGGGTGGCGGACGCGCGTCATGGGCGTCCTCCTCTACCTCGGGCAGCTTTCGCTCTATCACCGCAACATGTCGTCGGTCTGCGGGCCCGACACGGTTCGGATGCTCACGAGCTTCTACCTGATGCTCAGCCCCTGCGGGGCCGCATACTCCCTCGACGCCCGCCGGGCGGCACGCCGACGCGGCACCGCGGCGGAGCCCCTGATCGTGCCGTGGGCCCAGCGCCTGCTCCAGGTGCAGCTTGCGCTCATCTACTTCGCCACCGCGGCGTTCAAGTGCCATGGCGCGACGTGGCTGAGCGGGACCGCGGTGCATTTCGTGCTCTTCAATGCCGAGCTCCGCCAGCTCGACATGGAATGGCTGGCGAGCTACCCCGTCCTCCTCTGCCTGTTCACCTACGGTGCACTCTTCGTCGAATTCGGCCTGGCCTTCCTCCTCTGGTTCCGGCCGACGCGGACGTGGTTCGCGCTCCTCGGCGTGGGGCTTCACGCCGGGATCCTGCCCATGGTCAATGTGCCCCTGTTCGGGGAGCAGATGGTCGCCGTCTACCTCGTCTTCCTTGCCCCGGACGAGCTCGC from Aquisphaera giovannonii includes these protein-coding regions:
- a CDS encoding pyridoxamine 5'-phosphate oxidase family protein is translated as MPTPDANVESLVNEALAVVRSDRLPYLATVEGDQPRLRPVTPVKTDGFIVYIANLRTHSKTAEIEANPRVELCYLDGHNDQVRITGRAEAVDDPALRDEFAASAHFLPRSIQGLTSPDFMLYRIIPTRVRFMKGWALAYEDVPIPGGATESGTGD
- a CDS encoding GatB/YqeY domain-containing protein, with product MTIVQRMRSQLKDAMKARDSVRTGFLRYWIAQLTLGTAEEVSDDEAIKKMRGILKEAKGGPTTFSDAELGLLREWVPSSLTADQIAEALANVREQIKAAPKDGMAMGIAMKALAGKPVESDEVKAVIASFRQ
- a CDS encoding HTTM domain-containing protein produces the protein MNPVRAWNRFWFAPISARPLGAYRIIFGVLVLAHLAFTWMDIDYWYTDAGLLRGNEARIVAGDLRYSPLQYVQDPIAVRLIVAGIAVVAALFTAGWRTRVMGVLLYLGQLSLYHRNMSSVCGPDTVRMLTSFYLMLSPCGAAYSLDARRAARRRGTAAEPLIVPWAQRLLQVQLALIYFATAAFKCHGATWLSGTAVHFVLFNAELRQLDMEWLASYPVLLCLFTYGALFVEFGLAFLLWFRPTRTWFALLGVGLHAGILPMVNVPLFGEQMVAVYLVFLAPDELASLLQVLDPRAWLRRRRQEWDALSARLDPAGALPGWRQLELSFESAETTAA